In the genome of Geotrypetes seraphini chromosome 14, aGeoSer1.1, whole genome shotgun sequence, one region contains:
- the LOC117348633 gene encoding glutathione S-transferase P 1-like, producing the protein MPGYILTYFPVRGRAESTRLLLADQGAEWKEEVMSLQKWKAGEVDLKKTTVFGQLPQLKDGDFVLYQSNTMLRYLGQKYGLYGSNDKEKALIDMVNDGMEDVRQGYLYLVLQNYETGKQKYLEELPKHLSPFEGLLSKYSKGSGFITGSKISYADYSLLDLLQNHQHLDPDCLESFPLLSAYVERMTSRPKLKTYQESEACKSRPFTSKV; encoded by the exons A TGCCTGGCTACATTCTCACATATTTTCCCGTGAGAG GACGTGCCGAATCCACCCGGCTGCTTCTTGCGGACCAAGGCGCTGAGTGGAAGGAAGAGGTGATGTCTCTACAGAAGTGGAAGGCTGGGGAAGTGGACCTCAAGAAAACAACT GTATTTGGTCAGTtaccacaattaaaagatggAGATTTTGTTCTGTATCAGTCAAACACAATGCTGAGATACCTCGGGCAGAAGTACG GCCTCTACGGGAGCAATGACAAAGAAAAAGCGTTGATTGACATGGTGAATGATGGCATGGAGGACGTGCGCCAGGGTTACCTATATCTCGTCCTCCAGAACTAT GAAACTGGCAAACAGAAGTACCTAGAGGAGCTGCCCAAACACCTGAGCCCCTTCGAGGGACTTCTGTCCAAATATTCCAAGGGCAGTGGATTCATCACTGGAAGCAAG ATTTCATATGCAGACTACAGCCTCCTGGATCTTCTCCAGAATCACCAGCATCTGGATCCAGACTGCTTGGAGTCCTTCCCTCTCCTGTCAGCTTATGTAGAGAGGATGACCTCCCGCCCCAAGCTCAAAACATACCAGGAATCAGAGGCCTGCAAAAGCCGCCCTTTCACTTCCAAGGTATAA